The following proteins are encoded in a genomic region of Zea mays cultivar B73 chromosome 9, Zm-B73-REFERENCE-NAM-5.0, whole genome shotgun sequence:
- the LOC103639063 gene encoding probable WRKY transcription factor 4 isoform X2 — protein sequence MAAREASAPAPASPHAGDGPGRPPRPTLALPPRSAVESLFATGASSSAGAAETSPGPLTLAAALFPDASSPAFHGSFTQLLVGAIGSPAVPSPPSPFAVPPGLSPATLFGSPGLFSPTGSFEMSHQQALAQVTAQAVHSQYNMINHTDYSIPFSSTTAPALITAQHANSSANVASAQEKPALPSHAGNSNIESNEVSQGLKTSAPTFDKPADDGYNWRKYGQKAVKGGEYPRSYYKCTHTSCPVKKKVERSAEGHITQIIYRGQHNHQRPPKRRSKDGGGPLNEADVLHENEDISTRSEPGSQEHSGKHEGSNDGILGPSVSRRGGGDEQLSGSSDSDEEQDDEQRAGDEDPGYANANKRHVPTPAQRIIVQTNSEVDLLDDGYRWRKYGQKVVKGNPYPR from the exons ATGGCGGCCCGCGAGGCCTCCGCCCCGGCTCCGGCTTCGCCCCACGCAGGCGACGGGCCGGGCCGCCCGCCGCGGCCCACGCTCGCCCTGCCCCCGCGCTCCGCCGTCGAGTCCCTCTTCGCCACCGGCGCCTCCTCCTCGGCCGGCGCCGCCGAGACCAGCCCCGGCCCGCTCACCCTCGCCGCCGCGCTCTTCCCCGACGCGTCCTCCCCGGCCTTCCACGGCTCCTTCACCCAGCTCCTCGTCGGCGCCATAGGCTCCCCGGCCGTACCCTCGCCGCCCTCTCCGTTCGCCGTCCCGCCGGGGCTCAGCCCGGCCACGCTCTTCGGCTCACCGGGCCTATTCTCTCCCACG GGGAGTTTTGAGATGTCCCATCAACAAGCCTTAGCACAAGTAACAGCACAAGCAGTTCATTCTCAGTACAATATGATAAATCACACAGATTACAGTATTCCTTTTTCGTCGACAACAGCACCAGCTTTGATCACAGCACAGCATGCCAATTCTTCTGCCAATGTGGCATCAGCACAGGAGAAACCAGCTCTGCCGTCACATGCAGGTAATAGCAACATTGAATCAAATGAGGTTTCacaaggactcaaaacttctgcacCCACTTTTGATAAACCTGCTGACGATGGATACAACTGGCGGAAGTATGGCCAGAAGGCAGTTAAGGGTGGCGAGTATCCAAGGAGTTACTACAAATGTACCCACACGAGTTGTCCAGTTAAGAAAAAAGTGGAGCGCTCAGCAGAAGGACACATCACTCAAATAATTTATAGAGGTCAGCACAACCACCAGCGTCCACCAAAAAGGAGGTCCAAAGATGGTGGTGGTCCACTAAATGAAGCAGATGTTCTTCATGAGAATGAAGACATTTCAACTAGATCAGAACCTGGCTCTCAAGAACACTCTGGAAAACATGAAGGGTCAAATGATGGCATATTAGGGCCTTCTGTGTCAAGAAGGGGAGGAGGAGATGAGCAATTGTCAGGCtcaagtgatagtgatgaggaacaaGATGATGAACAAAGGGCTGGCGACGAAGACCCTGGCTATGCAAATGCAAACAAAAG ACATGTGCCAACTCCAGCTCAAAGGATAATTGTGCAAACAAACAGCGAAGTTGATCTTCTGGATGATGGCTATCGGTGGCGCAAGTATGGACAGAAAGTGGTAAAAGGGAATCCCTACCCGAG ATGA
- the LOC103639063 gene encoding probable WRKY transcription factor 4 isoform X1: protein MAAREASAPAPASPHAGDGPGRPPRPTLALPPRSAVESLFATGASSSAGAAETSPGPLTLAAALFPDASSPAFHGSFTQLLVGAIGSPAVPSPPSPFAVPPGLSPATLFGSPGLFSPTGSFEMSHQQALAQVTAQAVHSQYNMINHTDYSIPFSSTTAPALITAQHANSSANVASAQEKPALPSHAGNSNIESNEVSQGLKTSAPTFDKPADDGYNWRKYGQKAVKGGEYPRSYYKCTHTSCPVKKKVERSAEGHITQIIYRGQHNHQRPPKRRSKDGGGPLNEADVLHENEDISTRSEPGSQEHSGKHEGSNDGILGPSVSRRGGGDEQLSGSSDSDEEQDDEQRAGDEDPGYANANKRHVPTPAQRIIVQTNSEVDLLDDGYRWRKYGQKVVKGNPYPRSYYRCTYQGCDVKKHIERSSQDPKAVITTYEGKHSHDVPAVRNGSHAAANANGSSSTSLPVPHRVHSSASSSRRAAELQSASSASSMLLKEENEIT, encoded by the exons ATGGCGGCCCGCGAGGCCTCCGCCCCGGCTCCGGCTTCGCCCCACGCAGGCGACGGGCCGGGCCGCCCGCCGCGGCCCACGCTCGCCCTGCCCCCGCGCTCCGCCGTCGAGTCCCTCTTCGCCACCGGCGCCTCCTCCTCGGCCGGCGCCGCCGAGACCAGCCCCGGCCCGCTCACCCTCGCCGCCGCGCTCTTCCCCGACGCGTCCTCCCCGGCCTTCCACGGCTCCTTCACCCAGCTCCTCGTCGGCGCCATAGGCTCCCCGGCCGTACCCTCGCCGCCCTCTCCGTTCGCCGTCCCGCCGGGGCTCAGCCCGGCCACGCTCTTCGGCTCACCGGGCCTATTCTCTCCCACG GGGAGTTTTGAGATGTCCCATCAACAAGCCTTAGCACAAGTAACAGCACAAGCAGTTCATTCTCAGTACAATATGATAAATCACACAGATTACAGTATTCCTTTTTCGTCGACAACAGCACCAGCTTTGATCACAGCACAGCATGCCAATTCTTCTGCCAATGTGGCATCAGCACAGGAGAAACCAGCTCTGCCGTCACATGCAGGTAATAGCAACATTGAATCAAATGAGGTTTCacaaggactcaaaacttctgcacCCACTTTTGATAAACCTGCTGACGATGGATACAACTGGCGGAAGTATGGCCAGAAGGCAGTTAAGGGTGGCGAGTATCCAAGGAGTTACTACAAATGTACCCACACGAGTTGTCCAGTTAAGAAAAAAGTGGAGCGCTCAGCAGAAGGACACATCACTCAAATAATTTATAGAGGTCAGCACAACCACCAGCGTCCACCAAAAAGGAGGTCCAAAGATGGTGGTGGTCCACTAAATGAAGCAGATGTTCTTCATGAGAATGAAGACATTTCAACTAGATCAGAACCTGGCTCTCAAGAACACTCTGGAAAACATGAAGGGTCAAATGATGGCATATTAGGGCCTTCTGTGTCAAGAAGGGGAGGAGGAGATGAGCAATTGTCAGGCtcaagtgatagtgatgaggaacaaGATGATGAACAAAGGGCTGGCGACGAAGACCCTGGCTATGCAAATGCAAACAAAAG ACATGTGCCAACTCCAGCTCAAAGGATAATTGTGCAAACAAACAGCGAAGTTGATCTTCTGGATGATGGCTATCGGTGGCGCAAGTATGGACAGAAAGTGGTAAAAGGGAATCCCTACCCGAG GAGCTACTATAGATGCACGTACCAAGGATGCGATGTGAAGAAGCATATCGAAAGATCATCCCAAGACCCAAAGGCCGTCATAACGACTTACGAAGGGAAGCACAGCCATGATGTTCCAGCAGTCAGGAACGGTAGCCATGCTGCTGCCAACGCCAATGGGTCATCTTCCACCAGCTTACCAGTACCACACAGGGTCCACAGTTCAGCATCCAGTAGTCGCAGAGCGGCAGAATTACAAAGCGCATCCTCAGCTTCTTCTATGCTACTAAAAGAGGAAAACGAAATAACATAG
- the LOC100283986 gene encoding PRKR interacting protein 1: MSAPNSDSNMQQLVPIAPPGKASGGDSGKELVVADPAGKRSGGVKLREDEEDLEVKLRRIMENVPVRVSNTSGSSAGSGSGDFHQYRQMRRREQDRLARMDADYQKRKEIAEFELRREERMKAAEERTAKKRLKRQKKKQRKKEKRAKTGDNGGEEPNRVESSDDDEGSDDDDKSKQ; the protein is encoded by the exons ATGTCAGCTCCCAACAGTGATAGCAACATGCAGCAGCTAGTCCCTATAGCACCACCAGGAAAGGCTTCTGGTGGTGACAGTGGGAAGGAGCTGGTTGTGGCAGATCCTGCAGGTAAGAGATCAGGAGGTGTAAAACTGCGAGAGGATGAGGAAGACCTGGAGGTGAAGCTCAGGCGCATCATGGAGAATGTCCCTGTGCGTGTCAGTAACACATCAGGGTCATCTGCTGGCTCTGGCTCTGGTGATTTCCACCAG TATCGGCAAATGAGGAGGAGAGAGCAGGACCGTCTAGCACGAATGGATGCGGACTACCAGAAGAGAAAAGAGATAGCTGAGTTCGAACTGCGGAGGGAGGAGAGGATGAAAGCAGCTGAGGAGCGGACAGCCAAGAAGCGCCTGAAACGGCAAAAGAAGAAACAGCGTAAGAAAGAGAAGCGAGCTAAAACTGGTGATAATGGTGGTGAAGAACCTAACAGAGTGGAGTCGTCTGACGATGACGAAGGCTCAGATGACGATGACAAGTCCAAGCAATGA